The sequence GCGTCAGCGCTGCACCCAGGCGGACACCGATCCGTCCCTCGCCGCCCAGCGTCACGAGCAGCACCGCTATGCCGCCCAGGGCGGCCGCGTCGACGACAGCCTGCGCGGCGAGGGACAGCAGCCGCGCCTGGGGTGACGGAGAGCGGTACCCCCAGACCCGGAACGCCTGCCCAGCCGACTCGACGACCATGTACGGCAGCCAAGCGGTGAACAGGAGGACGGCTGCGCCGAGAAGGGTGAACGGTGACTCGGCCACCGCGGCCACCAGGACCGCCAGGGTGCCCACGCCGATCAGCGGGCCGATCCACGGGTCTGCCGCCGTCACCAGGTTGTGGACCAGCCGCCACCACATGGCGAGCCACAGTCCCGCCATGGCCGCGACGGCGAAGATCTGGGCAAGGTTGTCGACGGTGTTCGCGAACGAGTTCACGAACATGGATGTGGTCAGGAAGACCAACGCGTTGCCGCCGCTGTACGTGCTACGTGCGGTGAAACTGTGGATCTGCAAGTCCATGCCTACTCCAGCAAAGAGCAGACGTGGCGTGGCGGCTCGTCAGCCGCCGCGCCTCGTCGGTGTATACGACATTGGGCCACTGAGTGGCGTCCGGTGACGTGCTGGCTCGACCGCGCCGGCGGCGCCGGCAACTAGGAGGTCGGGCTGGTCACGGTTGCGGTGCCGGCAGGACGTACGACATCGCGACGCAGGACGAGCACATCCTCGTGCGCGACGAGGTGTACGGGGATGCCGTCTTCCCTGGACTTGCGGACGGCCATCATGGCGAACATCGAGGCGCGGTGCACGATCTGGCCTTCGCGGACGGCGGCGAGCATCGCCGCGGCCCGCTGCACCGGTATCAGCCCGACCTGCTGCGCGACGGCCAGGAACTCACCGGGCAGGTCGATGAAGTCGTCCGGGCGGCGGCGTACCGGTCGGCAGGTGATGACCACCGTGCCGCCGGGGCGCAGCATCTGGTAACTGGCGGACAGGATCGCGGTGAACCCGTCAAGCAGCCCGGACCAGCCGGCGTAGGCAAGGTTGCCGCGCGCGCGGTCGCCGTACAGGTGGGCCCTCTTCCTGACTCGGGCACCGGCCACCTGGACAAGCCCGTGAGTGGACCGCCCATAGGGCGGTGACGTGAGCACAAGGCTTACCCGGCCGATCGCGGCCGCAGGGACCAGATCGAGCAGGCGGGTCGCGTCGCCGGTGATGACCTTCGCCATGCCGCCGGCGCCCTGCGATGCGGCGAGGGCGACGTTGGCCGCCGCCAGGGCGGTGAACCGCGGCTCGATGTCCACGCCGAGCGCGTGCCGCTCGAGGTGGATGGCCTCGACGAGGGTGGTGCCCGACCCGCACATCGGGTCGAGCACCAGATCGCCGGGCGTGGTGTAGGCGGCGATCGCGTGCGCAGCGAGGTGGGGCAGCATCTTGCCCGGATGCGTGGACGAGGCCGGTACGTACCGGCCGCGTCGTTGATCGCGGGCGGGTTGCTGGCAGGTCAGCCACACGGACGTGATCGGCACGGGTTCAGGCACCGCCGTCGCCTCCCGCGGTAGGCCGGGCCAGGACCAGGACGTCGGTGTGGATGTCCAGCTGTGCCCGGTAGCCGTGCGTGGGTGGCTGGTCGGCTGCCACGATGTGCTGCAGGTAGGAAAGACCTGCCCGCTTGGCCGCGACGACGACGTCGACCGGCAGGACCGGGTCGCCGTGGGCCAGCAGCACCGCCACGCAGCCGCCGGGCAGCAGCTTCGCCCGGCCGCAAGCGAAGAACCCAGCCGGTCCGCCGGCGTCGAATGGCCAGCCGGTAACGATCAGCGTCGCCGCCTCGCGGCCCCACCCCGTCGAGCGCGCCGTCTGCAGGTGGCTGCGACGGCGCGCGGCGATGATGGCACGGGCCAGTTGCGGCCCTGCGGTCAGGTCGATGATCAGGTTGGACTGGTGGGTGAGGTTGTGGACCAGCCGGACGGCCATCGCGTGGGACATGGTCTCGCCCTGCTGAGGGGCGGGCACTGGCCAGACGGTGATGGGCACGGGCGGGTCTCCGGGCACCACATCCCCGACGGGAACGGGCGCGCGGTGATGGGTTCTATCGGTCATGGGCGTGGTGGCCCCCGGGGCCGGCGGGCGTACTGACGATTCCCAGTGCGCCGGTGACAGGCCGATCGAACCCGCCCCCGGCCTGACAGACCCGGTCAGCCCGGCCCGTCGCGGCAGCGCCAGGGGGCGGTGTAGCGGCGAACCTGACAGGACCGGACACGACCTGTCCGGGTCTGACAAACGCTCGTGGTGTCAGGTCCGGCTGTCCCAATCGACGCCTCGGCGTCTTCGCACTCGGCGAAGCGCTCCTGTCGAGGGGACATCACCATGGCAACGACCACCCGCACCAGAACGGCCGAGACGGCGTTGACCACCGCCGAGAAGGCGTTCGAGTTGCTGACCTGCGAACCCGCGCCGCTGGTGTTCGACGCCCGGCCCGTGCCGGGCCTGCCCGACACGACGATGCCGCTCGGCAAGCTACGCAACCTGCTGCTGTACGAGCGCTACGACAGCGACACCACCGACGAGCTGTGGCGGCAGCTGGCCCACCACGCCCGCGAACGCGGACCGGCCTGGGTCGTCGGCGCGATCGGCGTGGCCCTGCCCGCGCTGACACGCCTCGCGGCGAAGATCAGCCGCGGATATACCCGGCACGCCGACGACGTTGACTCCGAAGTCCTGGCCGGGTTCCTCCACGCGCTGCGCACAGCGGACCTCGCCCCGCCCCGGCTGTGGCTGCGGCTGTGCTGGGCGGCATGGCGGGCCGGCGCCGCAGTCGTCAAGGCCGACGACGGCGAGGAACTGCCGCTGGACCTGCCCAGCGGCTCGCGGTCGCCGAGGATGCCATACGGGCACCCGGACCTGCTGCTCGGCCGGGCAGCCGCCGCCGGCCTGATCACCGCCGAAGCCGCCGAGCTCATCAGCGCGACCCGGTTCGGCGACGCCCTGATCGAGCAGCTGGCTGCCGAGAAGGGTCTGACCGCGCCGGTCCTACGGATGCGCCGCCGCCGCGCCGAACGCATCGTGGCCGCAGCCGTCACGCGAGGCGACCTGTCCAGCCCAATCCGTGCACTGGCGGGTGACCGGTGAGCGACCCGATCACCAGCGCCTACCCCGCGGGCCGTGGCTGACCTTCTGCCCAGGGTCGGCGAACTGGCCGGCAGGCTCGGCGAGGTCCCTTCACGCAACAGAATCATGCGCGAGTTCAAGGCGGGTGCGTCCAAGGCGACGGCACTGCGCGCTGCCTTGCTCGCCGAACGTACCGGCCGGACCGCCGAACTTACACCGAGCTCACCTCGGGTCCGCTGAACGACGCGGGGTCTGCCAGCGAGACCACCTGGGTTCCGCCGGTTCTGTGAGCCGAGCCGGCGGTGGGTCCGTCCTCGCTGGCTGGACCTGGACGTCATCGACGCCCGCGCCAACGCCGCCAACCCGGGCCCGTGGGGCGTCGGCAACGGCACCCGCATCGTTCGGGGCCTGGAGGTCACCGGCCCCGGCTCATTCACCTGCATCCAGTCGGTCGCCGAGATCGACGACCAGTATGCCCGGCTCGACTGGGACCGCGATGAGGCGGTCGAGGTGGACCCGGAGGCCGACGCCGAGTTCATCGCCGCCGCCCGGGCCGACGTGCCTGCGCTGGTCGCCGAGGTCCGCCGGCTCTGCGAGCAGCTGGCCAAGCCCTGCGGGTCCTGCCACCCCTGCACCAACTGGACCGACGAGACCTGGCACCGCGCCAACCGGAAGCCGCCTGCGGTGAGCGCGTACGACGAGCTGCTGGCCGAGGTGAAGCAGCTCCGCGAGCAGGTCGCCACCCGCGCCTGACCGGACTGGCCAGGCTCCACCGGGGCCCGGCCAGCCACCCCAGCACCCCAACCCCAGCCACCAGATCAGGAGCCACCGGGTGAGCTACCAGGCAGTGCAATGGGCCCTCGACGACGCCCCCATGCTCCGGACCAAATCCGGGAAGCCCGACACGACAGCCCGCGCCGTGCTCGTCGCCCGCGCCGAACGCGCCGACGAATTCGGCCGCGACAGCCACGCCGCCATCGAAGACGTCATCTGGCGCACCGGCTACGACGAGCGCACCATCCAGCGCGCCGAGGACCGCCTGGAGGCCGCCGGGCTACTCGTCCGCGACGGCACCACCCAGTTCGGCACCACCCGGTGGAACCTCGCCATGAGCCAGAAGCGGGACCCGGCCGAGCGGGCCGAAATCGAGACCGCCATCGAGAAGCGTAAGTCGGACAACGCGGCCCGGGAGCGCGCCCGCCGGGCCGCCGCACGGGCCAAGGGGCCCATTACCAACCCCGGCCGTATGGATCCTGCGTCCACACGTGTGGATGGAGACGACCCACGTGTGGACGCAGACTCCACACGTGGGGATTTGAACGCCACACGTGTGGACGCAACACCCCCCGAACCACCCACGAACCTCCCGGGAACCCCCGAGAAACCCCCCAGGAACCTCCCTCTGGGGGCACGCTGCCCCCAGGCCCCCTGCGCCCCCAGTCGCCTCCGGCTCCTGGGAACGGGATT comes from Micromonospora viridifaciens and encodes:
- a CDS encoding TRM11 family SAM-dependent methyltransferase, with the translated sequence MPEPVPITSVWLTCQQPARDQRRGRYVPASSTHPGKMLPHLAAHAIAAYTTPGDLVLDPMCGSGTTLVEAIHLERHALGVDIEPRFTALAAANVALAASQGAGGMAKVITGDATRLLDLVPAAAIGRVSLVLTSPPYGRSTHGLVQVAGARVRKRAHLYGDRARGNLAYAGWSGLLDGFTAILSASYQMLRPGGTVVITCRPVRRRPDDFIDLPGEFLAVAQQVGLIPVQRAAAMLAAVREGQIVHRASMFAMMAVRKSREDGIPVHLVAHEDVLVLRRDVVRPAGTATVTSPTS
- a CDS encoding helix-turn-helix domain-containing protein, whose protein sequence is MSYQAVQWALDDAPMLRTKSGKPDTTARAVLVARAERADEFGRDSHAAIEDVIWRTGYDERTIQRAEDRLEAAGLLVRDGTTQFGTTRWNLAMSQKRDPAERAEIETAIEKRKSDNAARERARRAAARAKGPITNPGRMDPASTRVDGDDPRVDADSTRGDLNATRVDATPPEPPTNLPGTPEKPPRNLPLGARCPQAPCAPSRLRLLGTGLKAHSLRTASNHLSLRPQLTTARARSAPRRLSAWSPATLTPADPKTNRAVSSPPPYPPQMPQGPPAGAALASA